The DNA sequence AGGCTGCCCCTCCTCCGCCTGCTGGTGTATGCGCTGCTCGAATTCCGCCAGCAGCACCTGGGCATAGACGGTGCGGCGGAACTCCTCCAAGTAGTGGTTCAAGATGTAGGCCCGGCGCAGGGGATCCTTCTCGGTCCGCAGCAGGTGATGCACCAGCAGCCCCTCGTTGACGGTGGAGGCCACCTCCGCCACGAAAATTGTATAGCCTGCATAAATATACGGCTGGTGGCGCTGGGAGAAATACGAATGGATGGTGTGGCCCAGTTCGTGGGCCAGGGTGAACACGCTGTCCAGATTGTCCTGCCAATTCATCAAGATGTAAGGATGCACCCCGTAGGCGCCGCCCATGGAATAGGCGCCCCCCCGCTTCCCCTGGTTTTCATACACATCGATCCAGCCGCCCGACAGGGCCTCCTCCAGGGGCTTGGCATATTCAGGCCCCAGGGGGGCCAGGGCTTCCCGCACCAGGTGCTGGGCCTGGGGGTAGGTGGTGGTGAAGTCCACCCCCGTCACCAGGGGCACCATCAAATCGTACAGTTTCAGCTTGGGCAGCTGCAGGCGCTGCCGCCGCAGTTCCATGTAGCGGTGGAGGGGCGCCAGGTTTTCGTTTATGGCCTGGACCAAATTGTCATACACCTTCGGGTCGATGGCCTCGTCGTGGAGGGCGGCGGCCAGGGCCGACGGGTATTTCCGCGCCCGGGACTGGAAGATGTTCACCTTTACCGCCCCTTCCAGGCTGGCGGCCAAGGTGTTCTGCACACGCCCGTAGGTGCCGGTGAAGGCTTCAAAGGCGGCCTGCCGCACCTGCCGGGATGAGCGCTGCAGCAAGGTGCTGTACCTGCCCCGGGTCACCTCGATGGCGGCGCCGTCCTCGTCCTCGATGACGGGGAATTTCAAATCGGCGTCGTTCAGCATGGTAAACACCTGGTAGGGAACCCGGGCCACCTCGCTGCCCATGGCCAGGAGGGACTCCATCTCCGGCGGCAGCACATGCTCCTTGCGCCGCATCAAATCGTCCAGGTACTGCCGGTAAAGGGCCAGTTCTTCATTTTCCGCCAGGTAGGCGTCGATGGTCTCCTTGGGCAGGGCCAGGATCTCGGGCCGCACGAAGGAGGTGGCTTGATGGGCCCGGGCCCGCAGGGTCTGGGCCCGTCGGTAGATGGCCTGCCGGTCGGAGTCCGCGGTGTTCTCGTCGTGCCGCAGCATGGCGTAGGTGTAGACCAGGGCGACCCCCTTGCTCACCTCTTCCAGCCAGCGGAGGCAGGCCAAAAGGTGTTCGGCGCCGTCGCCCAAGCGGCCTTGATGCCGGCCGGCCTGGTCCAAAAGGCCCTCGGCCTCGGCGTAGGCGGCTTCCCACCCTTCGGGCGACGAAAAGATGTCCTCCACCCGCCATTGGAAGGCGGCGTCGATTTCCTCCCGGGCCGGAAGCTTCTTGGCCCCGCCATCCACCCTCGCATCAGCCAACGCTGCCACATCCCTTCCTGCCGATGGAACCCGGCTTCCCCTTTTCGGTTTCACCATTCCCCGGGGGAAGATACTTCCCTGCCCCGGCCGCCGCCCCGACCGCCCGCCCGGACCACCCACGGCCTGCCGCAAACCCGCCCCAGCCCGGCGCACCTGCGGCCCCCGCCCCTAATACATTGACCAACAGGTGAACCGGGGCAACCATCATGCCGGGGAGGTGGGACGCCTATGGATGCCCGGCGTTGCCTGGTTACGGGCGGAGCCGGTTTTGTCGGTTCCTGGTGGGTACGGCACCTGCTGGCTGCCGGGCATCGGGTTACCGTTCTGGACAACTTCATCACCGGCCAGCGCATGAACGTTCCCCGGGAAGTCCGGCTGGTGGAGGGGGATGTGACCGACACCATCCTGGTGGACCGCTGGATCCGCCGGGCCGACACCGTATTCCACATGGCCTCCCTGGGCAGCCGCTACACCGCCCACGACCCCCTCACAGGCCTGACGGGCAACGTGCTGGGCTCCCTGAGCACCGTGGCCGCCTGCGCCTACCACAACAAGGAACTGGTCCTGGTTTCGTCGGCGGGGGTGTACGGCAGGGCCGCCGGCGGCCCCGTGCGGGAGCACGACGAAGTCCGGCTGCCCAACCCCGTCACCGGCCCGTGGCTGTACAGCCTGGCCAAGCTGTTCGACGAAAGCCTGGTCCAGGCTTGGCGCACCGAGGTCGACCTTAAGGTGAAGATCGTCCGGCTCTTCTCATGCATCGGCCCCCGCCAGGCCCGGGCCTACCAGCGCATCGTGCCCCGGCTGGTGCTGGCCGCCCTCCAGGGGAAGCCCCTGAAAATTCCCGGCGACGGCAACGACCGCCTCAGCTTCATCTTCATCAAGGATGCCGTGGCCGGCATCGACTTGGTGTGGCGCCGGGGCGCCGTGGGCGAGCCTTACAACCTGGGCGGCACCGAGGAAATAACCATCCGGAGCCTGGCGGAGCGCATCCTCCAGTTGACGGGGTCCCGCTCCCCCATCCGCCTGCTCAAGACGGAGCAGCCCCCGCCCTACCCGCCGGCCCCCGACATGAGCCGCCTGGCCGGCTTGGGCTACCGCCCCCGCTACAGCCTGGACGATGCCCTGCGGGCCATCATCGCCTACTACCGCGGGGCCCGCTGAAAGAAGGTTCGGCGCCGGCCGGCCCGAACAATGAGTCATGCTCCTCCTGACGATTTTCAGCCTGGCGGCCGCCGTGGCCCAAGTGCTCCTGGTGCGGCGGGCCCTGGCCCGCCTGGCGCCCAAGGACGACTCCCCCACAGGCCCGCCGTTGCCGGGGGTCACCGTCATCAAGCCTATATACGGCCTGGAAGAAAACCTGGCGGAAAACCTGCGCTCATGGC is a window from the Sphingobacteriaceae bacterium genome containing:
- a CDS encoding NAD-dependent epimerase/dehydratase family protein, with translation MDARRCLVTGGAGFVGSWWVRHLLAAGHRVTVLDNFITGQRMNVPREVRLVEGDVTDTILVDRWIRRADTVFHMASLGSRYTAHDPLTGLTGNVLGSLSTVAACAYHNKELVLVSSAGVYGRAAGGPVREHDEVRLPNPVTGPWLYSLAKLFDESLVQAWRTEVDLKVKIVRLFSCIGPRQARAYQRIVPRLVLAALQGKPLKIPGDGNDRLSFIFIKDAVAGIDLVWRRGAVGEPYNLGGTEEITIRSLAERILQLTGSRSPIRLLKTEQPPPYPPAPDMSRLAGLGYRPRYSLDDALRAIIAYYRGAR
- the pepF gene encoding oligoendopeptidase F, whose protein sequence is MADARVDGGAKKLPAREEIDAAFQWRVEDIFSSPEGWEAAYAEAEGLLDQAGRHQGRLGDGAEHLLACLRWLEEVSKGVALVYTYAMLRHDENTADSDRQAIYRRAQTLRARAHQATSFVRPEILALPKETIDAYLAENEELALYRQYLDDLMRRKEHVLPPEMESLLAMGSEVARVPYQVFTMLNDADLKFPVIEDEDGAAIEVTRGRYSTLLQRSSRQVRQAAFEAFTGTYGRVQNTLAASLEGAVKVNIFQSRARKYPSALAAALHDEAIDPKVYDNLVQAINENLAPLHRYMELRRQRLQLPKLKLYDLMVPLVTGVDFTTTYPQAQHLVREALAPLGPEYAKPLEEALSGGWIDVYENQGKRGGAYSMGGAYGVHPYILMNWQDNLDSVFTLAHELGHTIHSYFSQRHQPYIYAGYTIFVAEVASTVNEGLLVHHLLRTEKDPLRRAYILNHYLEEFRRTVYAQVLLAEFEQRIHQQAEEGQPLTAQGLTSLYGELAQRYWGPAVDVDAESALGWAWIPHFYYGFYVYKYAVGFSAATAIVEQILAQGDEAVDRYLNFLKSGSSDYSIPLLQRAGVDLLSPEPIHAALGRFSQVLAEFEEALAALPGGRLGSTGGAGTLSPQ